In Falco naumanni isolate bFalNau1 chromosome 5, bFalNau1.pat, whole genome shotgun sequence, the following are encoded in one genomic region:
- the P3H3 gene encoding LOW QUALITY PROTEIN: prolyl 3-hydroxylase 3 (The sequence of the model RefSeq protein was modified relative to this genomic sequence to represent the inferred CDS: deleted 1 base in 1 codon), translated as MRGDGQAAPAPAEGPATAGGGHRAGPGDPGGSAGAAWHTPACRTVPGSAGPAPTPGNGGRARRPGGGLGPGPPPPPRGRPASRPPRPRPGPRGGLSPRLARLPPPASAAMASLLGLGLLLAAAAATSPGRLVPYDLLYADGVRAYFARDWGRAAELLQRALHSYAGLRAARRACRAACRREAAFLGGPPAGPGPWEAALFGRVLQRADCLQHCLGRRLGAAPSAHRASLAIRRDFQQREPYNYLQVAFFQLKKLDQAVSAAHTFFVANPQHLQMREDIEKYRRMSGVKSDNFRDLEATPHWEAYEAGVQHYNADEYVQAVARLEESLTEALSALEECRALCEGPWEDEVEEEEEMQPGLYEAIAAHYIQVLKCRQQCVLEIATKPGRISATEDFIPSHLDLLQFAYDQVGNQTLAAECAASYLLFYPTDELMLEKMREYRTELGEDTAITARQNIEHYVQRSLMEKKLIYYAVEHLGGAFNDPDLWTPDDLIPENLKGKHREDQEKQKQQTLDVEEWEKRGPLPFESIAVTMDSRQMNGTQRVVFDRVLTESECKDLLRLTKAAGEAGDGFRARRSPHTPHERFEGLTVLKAAQLAQNGDVDWRDAKLLLQASEKSRRIIESYFTPGKKLHFSFTHLVCRTAVDEEQEGRMDLSHPVHADNCLLDPEGQECWREPPAYVYRDYSGILYLNDDFQGGGLFFTEMDTVTVTAKVQPKCGRLVAFSSGKENPHGVWAVSRGRRCAIALWYTHSQEHAEQERVKAEKLMEQRAVEQDRPDGERRGADRSGRSSAEPPVPRGGARPTSQRQKPGSGGTQQPKELRARDEF; from the exons ATGCGAGGGGACGGTCAGGCCGCGCCCGCACCGGCGGAGGGGCCAGCCACAGCCGGCGGGGGGCACCGCGCTGGGCCCGGGGACccggggggcagcgcgggggccGCCTGGCACACACCGGCCTGCAGGACCGTGCCGGGCAGCGCTGGGCCCGCCCCGACCCCCGGCAACGGCGGCAGGGCCCGCCGGCCCGGAGGGGGcctcggccccggccccccgcccccgcccagGGGGCGGCCGGCCTCCCGCCCAccgcggccgcggcccggcccccggGGTGGGCTCAGCCCGCGGCTCGCCAggctgccgccccccgcctccGCGGCCATGGCGTCCCTGCTcggcctggggctgctcctcgccgccgccgccgccacgtCGCCGGGCCGCCTAGTCCCCTACGACCTGCTGTACGCGGACGGCGTGCGGGCGTACTTCGCCCGGGACTGGGGCCGGGCGGCCGAGCTGCTGCAGCGCGCCCTGCACAGCTacgcggggctgcgggcggcccgCCGCGCCTGCCGCGCTGCCTGCCGCCGGGAGGCGGCCTTCCTCGGcgggccgccggcg ggccccGGGCCCTGGGAGGCCGCGCTCTTCGGGCGGGTGCTGCAGCGCGCCGactgcctgcagcactgcctgggcCGGCGGCTGGGCGCCGCGCCCTCCGCCCACCGCGCCAGCCTCGCCATCCGCCGCGACTTCCAGCAGCGGGAGCCCTACAACTACCTCCAGGTCGCCTTCTTCCAG CTGAAGAAGCTGGATCAGGCGGTGTCCGCCGCTCACACCTTCTTCGTCGCCAACCCCCAGCACCTCCAAATGCGGGAGGACATAGAGAAGTACCGTCGTATGTCAGGGGTGAAGTCAGACAATTTCCGGGACCTGGAGGCCACACCACACTGG GAAGCATATGAGGCTGGGGTGCAGCACTACAATGCAGATGAGTACGTGCAGGCTgtggccaggctggaggagtcACTCACAGAAGCACTGTCAGCACTGGAAGAGTGTCGTGCCCTGTGTGAAGGGCCTTGGGAGGATGAGGtcgaggaggaggaggagatgcagcCTGGCCTGTACGAAGCCATTGCAG CCCATTATATTCAGGTTTTGAAGTGCAGGCAGCAATGCGTCCTTGAGATTGCCACAAAGCCAGGGCGGATTTCTGCCACAGAAGATTTCATACCCTCTCATCTTGATTTACTGCAGTTTGCCTATGATCAAG TTGGGAACCAGACACTGGCTGCTGAATGTGCTGCTTCCTACTTGCTCTTCTATCCCACGGATGAGCTGATGTTGGAGAAAATGAGAGAGTATCGCACAGAACTGGGAGAAGACACAGCTATCACAGCCAGACAG AATATTGAACATTATGTGCAGAGATCTCTGATGGAGAAGAAGTTGATTTATTATGCAGTGGAGCATCTAGGAGGAGCGTTTAACGACCCT GATCTTTGGACTCCAGATGACCTGATTCCTGAAAACCTCAAGGGAAAACACAG AGAGGATCaggagaagcaaaagcagcaaactcTGGATGTGGAAGAGTGGGAGAAGAGGG GTCCTTTGCCTTTTGAGAGTATTGCTGTCACGATGGATTCCCGCCAGATGAATGGGACCCAGAGGGTCGTATTTGACAGAGTGCTGACGGAGTCTGAGTGCAAGGACCTTCTGCGGCTGACAAAG gcagcaggagaagcaggagatgGCTTCCGGGCGAGACGGTCGCCTCACACCCCACATGAGAGATTTGAAGGCTTAACTGTTTTGAAGGCCGCACAG CTGGCCCAGAATGGGGACGTGGACTGGAGAGATGCCAAATTGCTTCTGCAGGCGAGTGAGAAGTCGCGGAGAATCATAGAGTCCTATTTTACTCCTGGAAAGAAACTCCATTTCTCATTCACACACCTTGTGTGCCGGACGGCTGTAGACG AGGAGCAGGAAGGCCGCATGGATCTTAGTCACCCTGTCCATGCTGATAATTGTCTCTTGGATCCTGAGGGGCAAGAGTGCTGGAGAGAGCCACCTGCCTATGTGTACAGGGACTACAG TGGCATTCTCTACCTCAATGATGACTTCCAAGGTGGGGgccttttcttcactgaaatggaCACTGTGACTGTCACA GCTAAGGTGCAACCTAAGTGTGGGAGGCTGGTAGCCTTCAGCTCTGGCAAGGAGAACCCCCATGGCGTGTGGGCAGTGAGCCGTGGAAGGCGCTGCGCCATTGCTCTGTGGTACACGCACTCCCAGGAGCATGCTGAGCAG GAACGGGTGAAGGCGGAGAAGCTGATGGAGCAGAGAGCTGTGGAGCAGGACCGGCCTGATGGAGAGCGTCGGGGGGCTGATCGCAGCGGCAGATCCTCCGCAGAGCCTCCTGTTCCCCGCGGCGGAGCCAGGCCCACGAGCCAGAGACAGAAGCCTGGCTCGGGCGGGACACAGCAACCCAAGGAGCTGCGGGCCAGAGATGAGTTCTGA
- the GPR162 gene encoding LOW QUALITY PROTEIN: probable G-protein coupled receptor 162 (The sequence of the model RefSeq protein was modified relative to this genomic sequence to represent the inferred CDS: deleted 1 base in 1 codon) — MGDSESESTLHNNSLWWLACGMLALLANSWIILSITAKQQKHKPLELLLCFLAGTHILMAAVPLTTYAVVQLRRESSDYDWNESICKVFVSTYYTLALATCFTVASLSYHRMWMVRWPVNYRLSNAKKQALHAVMGIWMVSFILSTLPSIGWHNNGERYYARGCQFIVSKIGLGFGVCFSLLLLGGIVMGLVCVGITFYQTLWAHRRRQRCRHQRPEEASSCSSSAHTTFNVPAIVVEDVRGKRRSSLDGSESAKTSLQMTNLISAIVFLYDTLTGVPILVVSFFSLRYDTAPTWMVLAVLWCSMVQTLLLPSFIWSCERYRADLRTVWEQCVAIMSEEDGDDDGACDDYGDGRICKVRFDANGAAAVKRDSRDIKLLPMHHMLLPQDKVHYLQVPISRRMSHDETNIFSSHRSAPSFLHKWSSSDDIRISPPRKPGSPGFLPPQLHDYQHRRRPPEDELTTLRQFLEGGLMPRGSSSSACFFRDEITTFIDETPQPTPACSPRHSRLLLASRRDRRLSLGSREEENTDRPRRCSLAGNEAWHLPDGEQAPRERTLEACEPQTFQDPKL, encoded by the exons ATGGGGGACTCTGAATCAGAGTCCACCTTGCACAACAACTCGCTGTGGTGGCTGGCATGTGGGATGTTAGCCCTGTTGGCAAACTCTTGGATTATCCTCAGCATCACGGccaaacaacagaaacacaagCCCCTGGAGCTCCTGCTATGCTTCCTTGCTGGGACCCACATCCTTATGGCAGCAGTACCCCTCACCACGTATGCTGTGGTGCAGCTGCGGCGTGAGTCCTCTGACTACGACTGGAACGAAAGCATCTGCAAGGTCTTTGTTTCCACATACTACACCCTGGCACTGGCCACCTGCTTCACAGTGGCCTCCCTTTCCTACCACCGAATGTGGATGGTGAGATGGCCAGTCAACTACCGGCTGAGCAATGCCAAGAAGCAGGCTCTGCATGCAGTCATGGGTATCTGGATGGTATCATTCATCCTCTCCACCCTGCCCTCCATCGGCTGGCACAACAACGGCGAGCGCTACTATGCCCGTGGCTGCCAGTTCATTGTCAGCAAGATCGGGCTGGGCTTCGGTGTCTGCTTTAGCCTCCTGCTGCTTGGAGGAATCGTCATGGGCTTGGTGTGCGTGGGTATCACGTTCTACCAGACCCTGTGGGCACACAGAAGACGCCAGCGATGCCGCCATCAGAGACCGGAGGAAGCATCATCCTGCTCTTCATCAGCACACACCACATTCAATGTGCCGGCCATTGTAGTGGAGGACGTACGAGGCAAAAGGAGGTCTTCACTGGATGGCTCTGAGTCAGCCAAGACCTCCTTGCAGATGACCAACCTCATCAGCGCTATTGTCTTCCTGTATGACACACTCACTGGGGTGCCTATCTTG GTCGTGAGCTTTTTTAGCCTGCGCTATGATACAGCCCCCACCTGGatggtcctggctgtgctctggTGCTCCATGGTGCAgaccctgctgctcccctccttcATCTGGTCCTGTGAGCGCTACCGAGCAGATCTCCGCACTGTCTGGGAGCAGTGTGTGGCTATCATGTCTGAGGAAGACGGAGACGATG ATGGGGCGTGCGATGATTATGGCGACGGCAGGATCTGCAAAGTAAGATTTGATGCGAATGGTGCGGCAGCTGTGAAGCGGGACTCCCGGGATATCAAGCTGCTACCCATGCACCACATGTTGTTGCCCCAGGACAAGGTGCACTATCTGCAG GTCCCTATCTCCCGGAGAATGTCACATGATGAGACTAACATCTTCTCCTCCCACCGGTCCGCTCCATCCTTCCTACACAAGTGGTCTTCTTCTGACGATATCCgcatttcc cccccccgcaaGCCTGGAAGCCCCGGCTTCTTGCCTCCTCAGCTGCATGACTACCAGCACCGCCGGCGGCCCCCAGAAGATGAGCTGACAACCCTACGGCAGTTTTTGGAGGGGGGGCTGATGCCCCGGGGCTCCAGCTCCAGCGCCTGCTTCTTCCGAGATGAGATCACAACGTTCATTGACGAGACGCCGCAAcccaccccagcctgcagcccacggCACTCCCGTCTCTTGCTCGCATCACGCCGCGATCGCCGCCTCTCCCTcggcagcagagaggaggagaacaCCGACCGGCCACGGCGCTGCTCCTTGGCTGGCAACGAAGCCTGGCATCTGCCAGATGGAGAGCAGGCACCGCGCGAAAGGACCCTTGAGGCCTGCGAGCCACAGACCTTCCAGGATCCCAAACTATAA